A segment of the Fusobacterium ulcerans genome:
ACTGAATAAGTTACAAAGCAGAACTGCAAATATACCAACCATTCCACTTCTCATCAATGATTTTCCTGAGATGATGTATATAACAAGAACAATAGCAGGAATTATCATATAGACTCTCTCAAGAAGAGGATCTTTTATTTCAATAGTCACAGCTTCTTTATCAGAATCAATAGCTTCTTTTTTAGCCATGAATGTAACAAGAAAGAATACTGACCCATAATATGCAAGAGCTGGAATAATTGCTGCAAAAGCTACTGTTTTATATGGAACTCCAAGCATTTCTGCCATGATGAAAGCTCCTACTCCCATGATTGGAGGCATAATCTGTCCACCTGTAGAAGCAACAGCTTCAATAGCTCCAGCCTGATGAGGTTCATATCCTACTTTTTTCATCATAGGGATAGTCATAACTCCAGTAGTTGATACATTGGCAACAGCACTTCCAGATATCATTCCCATAAGTCCAGAAGAGATGATGGCAGCTTTCGCTGGTCCACCAGCACTTTTATTAGAGAATTTCATACCGAAATCTATAAGCAGCTGACCTCCACCACATTGAGAGAAGAATGCTCCAAATAGAATAAAGTAGAATAAGCTTGTTGCTGAAGTATATAGAGGTGTTCCAAATATTCCTCCAGAACCAAGCATCATTGTTTCAGTAAAGCTTCTCATATTTGTACCTTTGAAATACAATATTCCTGGGCAGTACATTCCAAGCCAGTCATATATTATAAATAGAAGTATAAATATGAAAAGAATTTTTCCAAGAGTTCTACGAACAGCTTCCAGCAGGATTATTATACAGATAACAGTTGCTGCTTTGTCCAGAGCAGTAACAATATCTACATATTGTACTCTGATACTAAGACGAGGAAACTCAACTATTGTATAGTAAAGAAGAAAGATGATACCAGCAAAAAATGGGATATCCAACAATTTCATCCATTTTTTTCCAGAATTTTTGTCAGCAGGATTCACTATAAAAATAACTAAAAGGGCCAAAATCAAGTGCATTGGATTTTGAAGCATAGGGTCCAACGGTTTTATCAAAGCTAAATATAACTGGAATCCAATGAAAATGACAACAATTGTATTTAGAATATAATTTCGTATACTATTAGAACTTTTTTCCATTTTATCTCCTTTTTATATAAGGGTGATCAAAGATCACCCTTAGTATTATCACATTCAGTTAAAGTTAATTTTATTTTAAGTATCCTTTTTCTTTGTAGTATCTCTCTGCACCTGGATGTAATTTAACTCCAGTTTGTGCAGGAGTTCCTGCTGTTGCAGGATTAAAGTAAGATAGAGCTGCAAGTTGAGAAGCAAGTTCATCTTTTCCTTCACAAAGAGATTTAGCTAAACTGTAAGCTGTATCATTATCCATATTTTTATGAACAAGAATAACTTGTTGAGAACCAACAGATTTAATAACATTTGTTTGTCCATTCCATGTATTAGCGTCAATATCAATATAGTCAAATCCTGCATTTGCAAGTTTGTTCAAAGTATCTTGACTTAATTGAGGGAAATACATAGCTTTAGTCATACAAAGTTCAGTAGTATTTGCCTGACCAGCTGCAACGTGGTCAATAGTCATATCAGCTTTACCATCTTGAAGATAAATCTTTATAGCATCTCCACCTAGTAAATCAACACTTCCACCCCAAGATCTTATATCATCAAATGTGACACCAAAAGTTTCAAAAAGTTTAACTCCAGCTAGATTTCCAAGAGTACCTATTTTTTTGATAGCTATTCTTACTGGATATTTTTTTTCTACTAATTCTTCTACTGTTGTAATTCCAGTTTTATCAACAAACTCTTTTGTAAATAAAACGTTTAAGAAGTCATGTCCTAATCCACCAGCAATAGCTGTTGTAGATTTTGTAGGCTCTTTTCCTAATATTCCAGATTCTTCAGACCATTTTGCTGGACCAGCATTACTCATTATAATGTCGCATTGTTCATTTTCCAAAACTATCGGAGCTCCAACTCCACCAGGAGACTCAGTAGTAAGATCAATGTTTGAACCTTCAGGAAGTCCTTTTAAGAATATATTAGATATGGCAGATGCATATTGATATGCTCCTGTTCCTACTTCTTGAGTAGCAAATGTTAAATGTACTTTTTTACCAGCTGTTGCTGACGTCGCTGCATCTTCAGATTTTTTCTCACCACAAGCTACGAATGTTCCACATAAACATAACATTAATAACAATTTTTTCATGATTTACCCCCAATTTTTATATTTTATTTTATGTTGTTTTCTGCTAACTTGATTCCATAATCTATTGCATTTATAAGGCTTAGCTCATTTGCTGTTCCAGTTCCTGATTGATCAAAGGCTGTACCGTGATCTACAGAACTTCTTATTATAGGAAGACCTAAAGTTATATTTACACCAGCAACTGCTTCCCACTTCTGATCTTTTTGATTATATACAAATCCTATAACTTTCAGAGGAATATGTCCTTGGTCATGATACATAGCTACAACAATGTCATACCATCCTCCACGAGCTTTAGAAAAGATAGTATCAGGAGGAATAGGACCTATAACATTGATACCTTCCTGCTGAGCTTTTTCTATTGCAGGAATTATTTCGTCTACTTCTTCTGTACCGAAAAGGCCGTTTTCACCACAGTGAGGATTAAGTCCTGCCACTCCAATTTTAGGATTTTTTATTCCAAGTTTTTTACAAGCGTCATCAGCTATTTTTATAACATCATACACTCTTTCTTTCTTACATCTGTCACAAGCTTCTCTTAAAGATACATGAGTACTTACATGAACAACTCTTAAATTTTCATGAGCAAGCATCATTGTATATTTTTTTGTTTTTGTGAATTCAGCATAGATTTCAGTATGTCCTGAGTAGTGATGCCCAGCAAGGTTTATAGATTCCTTATTAAGAGCATTTGTAATAGTAGCATCTATTTCATTGTTTTGTGCCAGTTCTATTACTTTTTTTACATATTGGAAAGCTGCATTTCCAGCTGCCTTTGAAACTTTTCCAATTTCAAAGTCTTCAGGATTTACAATTCCCATATCATAGACATCTACAGTTCCATGTTGGAATAGAGCCTCTGATATATTTTTGATAGAATGAATCTTTAGATTAGTTAATCCTGTGTACTCAATAGCTTTCTTCATCACTGAAGCATCTCCTATGATAACAGGTCTGCATCTGTCATAGATGTCTTTGTTGTTTAAAGCTTTAAGAGATATTTCAGGACCTATACTTGCTGGATCTCCCATAGTGATTCCTATTATAGGTAGTTTGTTCAATTTTTTCACCTTCCTAATTTAAAACTTTTAAATAAATATTTTTAATATCATCTAGGCTAAGTTCTTTTAAATTATTTGAAAGCAGTCTAGTTACTTTGCTTCCTGCATCAACTAAGAAATCAAGATCATTCATAGTTACTCCAAATTCTTTTAAGTTAACAGGTATTTCTGTAACTTCAACAATATTTTTTATTTCATCTATAATATATTGAGCTTTTTCTTCAGAAGTATTTTTGCTCATATCTGGTCTTAAACGGTCGCACATTCTTGAAAATTGCTCTAAGCAAGCATCTTTATTGAACTCCATTACTGGACTCATCATTATTGCATTAGAGATTCCATGAGGGATATGATATTTTCCTCCTAGCGGGTAAGAAAGTGCATGGACTGCTGTAGTTCCTGATGAAGTTATTGCTATTCCTCCATAAAAGGCTCCCATAAGCATATTAGTTTTTGCTTCCATATCATCTGGATTCAGATAAGCTTTCCTTATATTATTGAATATAAGTTCTCCCCCAGCCAGTGCATATAAGTCACTGAAAGGATTAGCTTTCTTAGAAGTAAGACATTCTACACAGTGAGCAAGAGCATCTACTCCAGTAGAAGCTATAAGCTTCTTAGGAAGTTTTTCTATCATTGTAGGATCCAGTATCACATAATCAGGAATGAGGCTGTTATTAACAATTCCCACTTTAAGTCCCTCTTCAGGAACAGCAACTATTGAATTGCATGTTGCTTCTGAACCAGTTCCGCAAGTTGTAGGTATCATTAATGATTTTATCTGTTTGCTTCCTTGTGATGGATTTTTTAAAAGATCTTTTACTGAGTAAGAAGCATCTTTTAAAATAGAACATAATTTTGCAATGTCCATTACACTTCCTCCACCTACTGCTATGATAAAATCACTTTTATATTTGTCCAGTTCTTCCATAACCTTTTCTACATCATGGTAGCTTGGCTCAGTAGCTAGATCATCTATTATGTTGTAATTTACTTTTGTGTTTTCAACTTTTTCAATTATTGCAGAAAAGAAACTGCTTCCTCTAACACCTTTATCGGTAAATACTATAACATTAGAAACTTTTTCCTTATTTAAAATTGTTTCAATATGCTCTATACTTCCAAACCCTCCATAGACATTAGAAGGGATATTCATATTGTATGAGTTCATTTTTCCCCCTTGTAACTTTCAAAGAAAATACTTTTTGTTAAATGTCGACAATCAACTTTCTACTTGAATGATACCCCCAAATTTTTAATTTGTCAATAGAAAATTTTAAAAAAATATTCTGAAAAATTACAAAAAGGTTTTTTATCAGTATGTTTGTATTTGAAATCGAATATAAAAAAACAAAAGATGAAAATATAAAAAGGACTAAACCATGTAAAATACAAGATTTAGTCCTTAATAGTATAACGATTAAATTTCTTCACTCTTTAAAAGATAATTAATAAGAACTTCTCCTGAGTTCATTATATGATCTTTCATTTCTTTTTCTGCTTTTTCTTTATCTTTTTCTTTGATTAGTTCTATAAGTTTGTCATGTACACCATATTCAATAGAAAGACTTGAATTTATCAGCATATTGTATTTTGACATTCTCATGTAAAGCTTTGTCTGAAGAACAAAGTTTTCTATTAATTTTTGAAGCTTTGTATGATTTGATCTCTGACAAATAAGACTATGGAAAGCTACATCACAATTAATAAAATTTTCTACATCTTGTTTTTTTAAGCTTTCTGTCATAGTTTTAGAAAGAGCTATCATATTTTTTATATCCTCTGGTGTAAAATTATCTATAGCAAGGCTCACTGCCATTCCTTCTAAAAGAGCACGAAGAGAGTAAGTCTCCTCTATACTTTTTTTATTCAGTGTAGCAACAGTTGCTCCTTTTTTAGGAATATACTCAACAATTCCCTGAGCTGCCAGTTCTCTTATAGCTTCCCTTATTGGAGCTCTGCTGATGTTCATTTCAGTGGCAATAGTCTGTTCAATTATTTTTTCTCCTGACTTGAGCTCTCCTGTGGCAATAGCTGTAATAATAGAATTTATTACTTCAACATATAAATTTGTATTTGATATTGGTTTAAAAGTCCCCATATTCCTCTCCGTCCTTGTATATTATAATCTTATTATTTTGTTGTTTGTAGAAAGTCGACATTTGTTTTCTTTTAAAAAAAATTGAGGCATAAAATATATTCTATTGTAGAAATCATCAATTCTTTAACTGAAATTTTAAAAAAGTTTAAAATCTCATTATAGATTATTGTAACATTTTTTTGAATATCAATCAACTTAATTAAAAATTAAAATAACTATAAAATTGTATAAAAGTAATAAAAGGGAATTTTTTAAATATATTTGATTTAGTAAAAAAGATGAATAAAAAATAGCTCTATTAAATTTTTTATTGTTTAGAATATTAAAATAAATTTAATTTTTTAGATTGGAAAAATTTACTAAAAATAAAAAGTAAAAAAAATTTGATTTTAGATTTTTAAGAAAGATGGTATAATATATAGTCGAAATTTAAAAGGAGGAGAAATATGAATATTTATTATATCTATCACAGTTGTTTTGTAGTTGAAAATTCAGAGTATGTTTTAATCTTTGATTATTACAAAACTCCAAGAAAGAAAAAACCTTTATTTAATATAGAAGATTTTGTTATCAAGATGGATAAAAAAGTAGTAGTTTTTTCTTCTCATGTACATGCTGATCATTTCAATCCTGAAATAATGAAATGGCAGGAGAAGAATCCGCAGATATCTTATGTACTTAGTAATGATATAGAATTAAAAACAATCCCTGATAGATGTCATATGGTTTCTGAAGGAGAAGAGATTACAGTAGAAGGATTGAATATAAAAATATATGGTTCTACTGATGCAGGAGTATCTTTTTGGATAAAAATGGGAGATAAGGTTGTATTTCATGCTGGAGATCTCAACTGGTGGTATTGGTCAGATGATACAAAAGAGGAAGAGAATTTTATGAGAAATTCTTTTCAAAAAATAATAAGAGATATAAAAGAAAATAAAGAAAAAATAAATATAGCTTTTTTCCCTGTTGATCCACGTTTGGAAGAAAATGCTTTTCTTGGGGGAAAATATTTTGTTCAGGAGCTTCAGCCTGAAATTATTATTCCAATGCATTTTGGAAAAAGTTACAATGTAATAAAAGAGTTTTGTGATGATCTGAAGGGAACTGGAACAAAAGGTGTAGTAATAAATGAATGTTTGGAGAAATTAGAAATATAATCTTTCTGAAAAAGCGCCAAATAGGAATTAGAAAAAATTTAAACGTTGATAAACCATATATTATTTGATATAATATATGTTAAATAAAATTATAATAAGGAAAATGGGTATGAATTGGGAAAAAATGGATTACAGATTAGATGCTATCTACTTTATGCTTAAAACAGATGAAAAAGGAAAATATATAGTGCCAGTTTTTTCTGATGGAACAGTGCTGGATAGTCTGGATTTTGTTGAAATAGATGATTATACAGATAAAACACAATCAATTCTTTCTTATATAAAAGGAATAAAGGAAGACAGTTTTTTTATTGATTGGGAAAAAGAGTATCAGGAAGCTTATTTGAGCGAACACTCTAACCTTATTCCACAGCTTATTGATAATGATAAGTTTGTTGATGAAAATATGAATAAGATACAATGGGTAAAGGAAA
Coding sequences within it:
- a CDS encoding TAXI family TRAP transporter solute-binding subunit, yielding MKKLLLMLCLCGTFVACGEKKSEDAATSATAGKKVHLTFATQEVGTGAYQYASAISNIFLKGLPEGSNIDLTTESPGGVGAPIVLENEQCDIIMSNAGPAKWSEESGILGKEPTKSTTAIAGGLGHDFLNVLFTKEFVDKTGITTVEELVEKKYPVRIAIKKIGTLGNLAGVKLFETFGVTFDDIRSWGGSVDLLGGDAIKIYLQDGKADMTIDHVAAGQANTTELCMTKAMYFPQLSQDTLNKLANAGFDYIDIDANTWNGQTNVIKSVGSQQVILVHKNMDNDTAYSLAKSLCEGKDELASQLAALSYFNPATAGTPAQTGVKLHPGAERYYKEKGYLK
- a CDS encoding GntR family transcriptional regulator, whose protein sequence is MGTFKPISNTNLYVEVINSIITAIATGELKSGEKIIEQTIATEMNISRAPIREAIRELAAQGIVEYIPKKGATVATLNKKSIEETYSLRALLEGMAVSLAIDNFTPEDIKNMIALSKTMTESLKKQDVENFINCDVAFHSLICQRSNHTKLQKLIENFVLQTKLYMRMSKYNMLINSSLSIEYGVHDKLIELIKEKDKEKAEKEMKDHIMNSGEVLINYLLKSEEI
- the pdxA gene encoding 4-hydroxythreonine-4-phosphate dehydrogenase PdxA, with product MNKLPIIGITMGDPASIGPEISLKALNNKDIYDRCRPVIIGDASVMKKAIEYTGLTNLKIHSIKNISEALFQHGTVDVYDMGIVNPEDFEIGKVSKAAGNAAFQYVKKVIELAQNNEIDATITNALNKESINLAGHHYSGHTEIYAEFTKTKKYTMMLAHENLRVVHVSTHVSLREACDRCKKERVYDVIKIADDACKKLGIKNPKIGVAGLNPHCGENGLFGTEEVDEIIPAIEKAQQEGINVIGPIPPDTIFSKARGGWYDIVVAMYHDQGHIPLKVIGFVYNQKDQKWEAVAGVNITLGLPIIRSSVDHGTAFDQSGTGTANELSLINAIDYGIKLAENNIK
- a CDS encoding TRAP transporter permease gives rise to the protein MEKSSNSIRNYILNTIVVIFIGFQLYLALIKPLDPMLQNPMHLILALLVIFIVNPADKNSGKKWMKLLDIPFFAGIIFLLYYTIVEFPRLSIRVQYVDIVTALDKAATVICIIILLEAVRRTLGKILFIFILLFIIYDWLGMYCPGILYFKGTNMRSFTETMMLGSGGIFGTPLYTSATSLFYFILFGAFFSQCGGGQLLIDFGMKFSNKSAGGPAKAAIISSGLMGMISGSAVANVSTTGVMTIPMMKKVGYEPHQAGAIEAVASTGGQIMPPIMGVGAFIMAEMLGVPYKTVAFAAIIPALAYYGSVFFLVTFMAKKEAIDSDKEAVTIEIKDPLLERVYMIIPAIVLVIYIISGKSLMRSGMVGIFAVLLCNLFSKFYKGGKYYQALATTANTAVDGVKQASNIAIPTAACGIIIGVVIQSGLATRFSNIIAKIGTSHLSIALIIAMFGCMLLGMALPTVAAYLVSNILFVPVLIKLNVNPLSANMFVFYFGIMAQITPPVCLASYTAAGIAGADSLKTGFTGFMYALVAFLVPFVFVYNPELLLMGTPAEIAKATAILFFGTYLLAGAISGYMVAPLNKFNRGILFIGALCMIAPETITDIIGLVIGVYIITTGLLKKKKVPVEA
- a CDS encoding MBL fold metallo-hydrolase, with amino-acid sequence MNIYYIYHSCFVVENSEYVLIFDYYKTPRKKKPLFNIEDFVIKMDKKVVVFSSHVHADHFNPEIMKWQEKNPQISYVLSNDIELKTIPDRCHMVSEGEEITVEGLNIKIYGSTDAGVSFWIKMGDKVVFHAGDLNWWYWSDDTKEEENFMRNSFQKIIRDIKENKEKINIAFFPVDPRLEENAFLGGKYFVQELQPEIIIPMHFGKSYNVIKEFCDDLKGTGTKGVVINECLEKLEI
- a CDS encoding iron-containing alcohol dehydrogenase, with product MNSYNMNIPSNVYGGFGSIEHIETILNKEKVSNVIVFTDKGVRGSSFFSAIIEKVENTKVNYNIIDDLATEPSYHDVEKVMEELDKYKSDFIIAVGGGSVMDIAKLCSILKDASYSVKDLLKNPSQGSKQIKSLMIPTTCGTGSEATCNSIVAVPEEGLKVGIVNNSLIPDYVILDPTMIEKLPKKLIASTGVDALAHCVECLTSKKANPFSDLYALAGGELIFNNIRKAYLNPDDMEAKTNMLMGAFYGGIAITSSGTTAVHALSYPLGGKYHIPHGISNAIMMSPVMEFNKDACLEQFSRMCDRLRPDMSKNTSEEKAQYIIDEIKNIVEVTEIPVNLKEFGVTMNDLDFLVDAGSKVTRLLSNNLKELSLDDIKNIYLKVLN